TTCCTTCACTCGTTGTCATCTCCGGCACGCGACGGTGGGGCAAAACAACCTGGATGCGACAGTACAGTGAGTACCTTGAATCCGAAAAGAGGGTGCCCACGAGGTGGGTGCGTTACCGGTCTGAACTAGCCGAAGCTCTCAATCTGGCTGCGCTGAATGGTGAAGCTGTTTTTGCGGACGACCTCTTACTCAACTTCAATGACCCGTTGTGGGAGGTTGTGTACCGCTTTCTAGAGGAGCATCCAGAAAGCGTGTTTGTCTCCTCCGGCTTGGATCGGATCCCGCAAGACACAGCCGACAGATTCGAGGCATGGCAGGTTGACGAACGCCAACTGGCCTTCAGCCCGAAGGAACTCGATGAAGTGGGGCAGGCGAATAACTCGATACCGTCCCCACAGGAAGCCTCAGCGCTCCTTGAGCGTTTGCACGGACATCCGTACCTTGCTCGGCGCCTACTGCAACGCAAACGTGAGGCACCCTCACCGGAACTGTTGCCGAATCCAGACGAACCGACTGAAAGACTGGTCATCCAGTCGTTTGAAGCGTTTGGCCCCAAGAAGCAGGCCGAGAGTCTCTATTTGCGCCTTCTGCTAGAGGGTGCGGCCTTCAGGCGGTTTGATCTGACGATGTTAGAAGACCAGCGCTGGGCCTCCACCGCAGTGTTGGCAGAGCAGTTCGAAAGGCTGCAACAGTCCCCGGTGGGAAAGTACGAGCTTGACCCCGTTACGGGACGCGATACCTTCGAGTGGTCTGCGAAGGCTTGGTCATCGTTGCAAGAGGACTTTTCACATCGTGCCACGGCATCTGCCCGGATGGAGGCGTTTCGACGGACGGTACAGTCCGGGGCGACGACACTGGCCCTCTACTATCTATTGGAACTGGAGGCTTACGAGGAGGCCGACCACTACGTCGATGAAAGACTCCGACGTTTCTTGCTCCACACGCCCGATGTCGTGGTCGGTCAGTTGATTGCTCTCCCTCCCGCAGTGTTACAGGAGCATCCCAACTTGGCGCTGATCACCGGAGAGTGGTTGACTCGGCTGGGAGGTAGACCGGTCCGCGCGCGCCGAGCGTATCAGTTTGCTTTGAATAAGCTCAAGAGTCAGTCTGATCGGAACGTGCTGAAACGTTTTCGGATGCTCGGACGAAAGGCATTCTGTCGTGTGTCCCTCGGAGACCGGGAAGGCGCGAGCCGTCGACTTGATGATCTTCTCAGTCTGATTGGAACGGAAGACGACCCAGGTCCGTTGGTCACAGCAGCCCTGCGGCGGAAAGCGGTGGCCTCATGCTTAGCGGACGAACTCTATCTTCCCTTCTGGACAGCCACTCAGCTCGACCGGCACCGCGACGCCTTGCGATTATCCGAATTGATGGGGGCATGGCAGCAACCAGATTCGCCGACGTCGACGGCAACGGCCCTAACGGTTGTTACAGAACGGGTGTTCGCCGGAGTCGACTCCGGACACCTCAGTGGTGAACTGGCATATGCGGCCGACTCGGACCCGCTAACGCTGTTAGGCGAGGGACGAGGAGAAGAGGCACTGGCGGCGGTTCGCGGCCTCGAAGCTCCGAGGAAGAACTCTCCGTCCAGGTCGGCCGCCGAGGCGCTCGCTCTTACGGTCAGAGTGCTCCAGGATCCGACGGCGCTGAGTCTCAATCAGATCGACCGGATCGTCGAACGTAGCAGAGACTTCTGGTCGGATGGTCGCCCAAGTTCGTTTATTGCCCAGGCGGCGTCGCTCGGATATCTGGCGCTGCAGCGCCCGGATCTGTCGCAGACTCTGTTGGCTGAGCTTGACGACAGTGACGAGTTCGTGCGAATGGCGCTAGGAATTGAACGTTTGGTGTCGGGTCAGCCGTGCCAGACATTGGAACTGCTGGGTGCTGTTGGCAAAGAAGGGGAACTTCCTCGGGCGCGAGCAGTACTGGATGTTCTCATTGCCGCTGCGTATTTTGCTTCGGGCCAAGAGGAAGTCGCCTGCGGTCGCTTCAAATCAATCTGGATGGACACCGACGCAGAGCTAATAAGGTATGCGATGAGGTTTGTTCCCAGAGAACTATTCGCGCAATTCGTGACTTGCGAGGCCAGGTTTCAAAGTCAGTTTGGTGAACTACTACGACAGTGCGCTCAGGATCCGCATGTGCTGACTGGGTTACGGGCGCCGTGCCTCTCGAAAAGTGAAAGGGAGACGCTAGAGCTGCTGAGGCTCGGACGGACCTATGCGGAAGTGGCCGAGGCTCGTTTTGTGTCACTGAACACCGTTCGAACGCAGGTCAAGGCGATCTATCGAAAGCTCGGGGTTAGAGGTCGAGCAGAGGCCGTTGAGAGGGGCGAAATACTTGGATTACTGGGGTAGCTCGTTCCCGACAAAACGAATACCGACGCGCGTGTTCGTTGTAGGACCGGCACGCAACGAAATCAGCCCACGTTTCGGCGAGTATGGAACACGACTCGGCTCGGCTGATTCGGCCGCTCAGCAGGGTTTAGGATATTCTTTTAAGCGAATGGAGCACTATACAACACTTTGGCTAGGAATGTTGCTGGTTGCGTCCCTTGATTTTAGCGCTAACAGAGTCTCTGTGTTGAACGCGGATACGTCTAGCTCGTTGGCGCGCATTCCATCAACCGTACGTTTCACCTAACCA
The sequence above is a segment of the Actinomycetaceae bacterium MB13-C1-2 genome. Coding sequences within it:
- a CDS encoding helix-turn-helix transcriptional regulator; its protein translation is MAQQDTWRAITRHVFQSGEVPFPSLVVISGTRRWGKTTWMRQYSEYLESEKRVPTRWVRYRSELAEALNLAALNGEAVFADDLLLNFNDPLWEVVYRFLEEHPESVFVSSGLDRIPQDTADRFEAWQVDERQLAFSPKELDEVGQANNSIPSPQEASALLERLHGHPYLARRLLQRKREAPSPELLPNPDEPTERLVIQSFEAFGPKKQAESLYLRLLLEGAAFRRFDLTMLEDQRWASTAVLAEQFERLQQSPVGKYELDPVTGRDTFEWSAKAWSSLQEDFSHRATASARMEAFRRTVQSGATTLALYYLLELEAYEEADHYVDERLRRFLLHTPDVVVGQLIALPPAVLQEHPNLALITGEWLTRLGGRPVRARRAYQFALNKLKSQSDRNVLKRFRMLGRKAFCRVSLGDREGASRRLDDLLSLIGTEDDPGPLVTAALRRKAVASCLADELYLPFWTATQLDRHRDALRLSELMGAWQQPDSPTSTATALTVVTERVFAGVDSGHLSGELAYAADSDPLTLLGEGRGEEALAAVRGLEAPRKNSPSRSAAEALALTVRVLQDPTALSLNQIDRIVERSRDFWSDGRPSSFIAQAASLGYLALQRPDLSQTLLAELDDSDEFVRMALGIERLVSGQPCQTLELLGAVGKEGELPRARAVLDVLIAAAYFASGQEEVACGRFKSIWMDTDAELIRYAMRFVPRELFAQFVTCEARFQSQFGELLRQCAQDPHVLTGLRAPCLSKSERETLELLRLGRTYAEVAEARFVSLNTVRTQVKAIYRKLGVRGRAEAVERGEILGLLG